The following are encoded in a window of Aerococcus sanguinicola genomic DNA:
- a CDS encoding SDR family NAD(P)-dependent oxidoreductase → MSYNRFVDKVVIVTGAASGIGEKAAKSFAEESAQVVVADINDEEGQRVVDEIKEAGGEAIFVHADSSQEADNRKMIQAAVDQYGKLDSVVANAGINIEAKIADLSVEDYKKVRSINLDGTFYANKFAVEQFLKQGNGGSIVNIGSIHSHVAREGLTAYATTKGGIQMLTKQVGTDYADQGIRCNMVCPAYINTPLTETVAPEIRKELANMHPIKRMGEVDEVSAAILFLASDDASFITGSDVKVDGGYTAV, encoded by the coding sequence ATGTCTTATAATCGTTTTGTTGATAAAGTCGTCATTGTCACTGGCGCTGCATCGGGGATTGGTGAGAAGGCTGCGAAGTCCTTTGCCGAAGAATCTGCCCAAGTTGTGGTGGCTGACATTAATGACGAAGAGGGCCAACGTGTGGTCGACGAGATCAAAGAAGCTGGCGGCGAGGCGATTTTTGTCCATGCTGACTCCAGCCAAGAAGCAGACAACCGCAAGATGATCCAGGCGGCTGTCGACCAGTACGGCAAGTTGGACAGTGTGGTGGCCAATGCCGGTATCAATATTGAAGCGAAGATTGCTGACCTTTCTGTCGAAGACTATAAAAAAGTTCGCTCGATCAACCTCGACGGGACCTTCTATGCGAATAAATTCGCGGTTGAACAATTCCTCAAACAAGGCAATGGTGGGTCCATCGTCAATATCGGGTCTATCCACTCCCATGTGGCGCGTGAAGGCCTGACTGCTTATGCCACAACCAAGGGCGGCATCCAAATGCTGACCAAGCAAGTGGGGACCGATTATGCTGACCAAGGCATCCGCTGCAACATGGTCTGCCCAGCCTACATTAATACACCACTGACCGAAACCGTTGCCCCAGAAATCCGCAAAGAATTGGCTAACATGCACCCCATCAAACGCATGGGTGAAGTGGATGAAGTGTCTGCTGCCATCCTCTTCCTCGCTTCCGACGACGCTTCCTTCATCACCGGCTCAGATGTCAAGGTCGACGGGGGCTACACAGCCGTTTAG